A part of Periophthalmus magnuspinnatus isolate fPerMag1 chromosome 19, fPerMag1.2.pri, whole genome shotgun sequence genomic DNA contains:
- the LOC117386953 gene encoding NACHT, LRR and PYD domains-containing protein 4-like isoform X1 produces MKHLCPLTVTQTGLSMDQRETREDGAPPSIKAHRPAPGARAVSFKSDDSKGLGVNFKREHGPEIHQKHPPSEPGPICESLRSDWSMAHPIAFATESVEQQGPEVSSGQHHQTQLDSIFKLLEEDIFTFVQKELKKLRKVLSTDYPECLEPMKDKDEEQRSNSEAVLKITLNFLRRMKQKELAERLRSRTYSGVCRRKLKSNLQQKFECVFEGIAKAGNPTLLNQIYTELYITEGGSSEVNQEHEVRHMETASRKPDPTEAAITCEDMFKGPAHTHGPIRTVLTKGVAGIGKTVLTQKFSLDWAEGKANQDIQLLFPFTFRALNVLKERSFSLVTLVHHFFSQTQAELCSFEHLQVLFIFDGLDECRLPLDFTKTKALTDPTESTSLHVLLVNLIRGSLLPSARLWITTRPAAANQIPAECVSMVTEVRGFTDPQKEQYFRKRFRQKANTIISHIKTSRSLHIMCYMPIFCWIAATVLEHVLKGRKRKKLPKTLTQMYIHFLVVQAKVHNIKYEGGSETDPHWNPETRKMVESLGKLAFEQLQKGNLIFYESDLSECGLDAAAASVYSGVFTQVFREEPGLYQDKVYCFIHLSVQEFLAALHVHQTFINTGIILLSEKQTSSQKAIFSSKPVPLYRTAVDQALQSPNGHLDLLLRFLLGLSLSTNQSLLQGLVTQTGSSFETNSEIAEYIKKMLNEDVSAERSINLLHCLNELNDRSLVEQIQQYLRSGSLSKSGLSPAQWSALAFILLSSEEDLDQFELKKYCASEEALLRLLPVVNASNKALLSSCNLSERSCEALASVLSSQSSSLRVLDLSLNDLKDSGLEMLSVGLKSPHCKLEQLRLSGCLVSEEGCASLASALRSNPSHLRELDLNYNYPGDTGVKLLSALQENPHCALDTLRLDYAGAVRLTPGLRKYFCDLTLDPNTAHRELKLSDNNKKVTRVTEEQPYPDHQDRFDYWAQILCSTGLTGRCYWEVQWRGDLYISVSYRGIRRKGDSDDSVFGYNDQSWSLFCSKGGFSVYHNNKHTRLPQSCSSSGTVSVFVDCPAGSLSFYTVSSDQLTHLHTFNTTFTQPLLPGFRLCSRDSSVSLCPTDSPSSL; encoded by the exons GATCCACCAGAAACATCCTCCATCTGAACCTGGTCCCATCTGTGAGTCCCTCAGGAGTGACTGGTCTATGGCACATCCTATTGCCTTTGCCACAGAGTC AGTGGAGCAGCAGGGTCCAGAGGTCTCCAGTGGTCAGCACCATcagacacagctggactccatatttaag CTTCTGGAGGAGGACATCTTCACTTTTGTCCAGAAGGAGCTGAAGAAGCTCCGCAAGGTTCTGAGTacagattacccagaatgcttagAGCCTATGAAAGATAAGGATGAAGAGCAAAGGAGCAACAGTGAGGCTGTTCTGAAGATCACACTGAACTTCCTGAGGAGGATGAAGCAGAAGGAGCTGGCTGAGCGTCTGAGGAGCA GGACTTATTCTGGAGTTTGTCGGCGTAAACTGAAGTCTAACCTGCAGCagaagtttgagtgtgtgtttgagggcatcgctaaagcaggaaaccccacccttctgaatcagatctacacagagctctacatcacagagggagggtcttcagaggtcaaccaggaacatgaggtcagacacatggaAACAGCCTCCAGGAAACCAGACCCAACAGAAGCAGCCATCACATGtgaagacatgtttaaaggcccagctcacacacatggaccaatcagaacagtgctgacaaagggagtggctggcatcgggaaaacagtgctcactcagaagttcagtctggactgggctgaaggcaaagccaaccaggacatacagctgctgttcccgttcactttcagagcactcaatgtGCTGAAGGAGAGAAGCTTCAGCTTGGTGACACTTGTTCATCACTTCTTTAGTCAAACACAAGCAGAACTCTGCAGCTTTGAACACCtccaggtgctcttcatctttgacggtctggacgagtgcagacTTCCTCTGGACTTCACCAAAACCAAGGCCCTGACCGACCCCACAGAGTCCACCTCACTGCACGTGCTGCTGGTAAACCTCATCAGGGGGAGCCTGCTTCCCTCCGCTCGCCTCTGGATAACCACACGACCCGCGGCAGCCAATCAGATCCCTGCTgagtgtgtctccatggtgacagaggtcagagggttcactgacccacagaagGAGCAGTACTTCAGGAAGAGGTTCAGACAAAAAGCCAATACGatcatctcccacatcaagACGTCCAGAAGCCTCCACATCATGTGCTACATGCCAATCTTCTGCTGGATCGCTGCCACAGTCCTGGAGCATGTGTTGAAaggcagaaagagaaaaaagctGCCCAAGACCCTGACTCAGATGtacatccacttcctggtggTTCAGGCCAAAGTCCATAACATCAAGTATGAAGGAGGATCTGAGACAGACCCACACTGGAATCCAGAGACCAGGAAAATGGTGGAGtctctgggaaaactggcctttgagcagctgcagaaaggaaaccTGATCTTCTATGAGAGTGACCTCAGTGAGTGTGGACTGGACGCTGCAGCggcctcagtgtactctggagtgttcacacaggtgtttagagaggagccaggcctgtaccaggacaaggtctactgcttcatccatctgagtgtgcaggagtttctggctgctcttcacgTCCATCAGACCTTCATCAACACAGGGATCATCCTCCTCTCAGAGAAACAAACTTCATCACAGAAAGCAATTTTTAGCAGTAAACCAGTCCCATTATATCGGACAGCTGTGGACCAGGCCTTACAGAGTCCAAATGGACACCTGGACCTGCTTCTCCGCTTCCTCCTTGGTCTTTCACTTTCAACTAATCAGAGCCTCCTACAAGGTCTAGTGACACAGACTGGAAGTAGCTTTGAGACCAATTCGGAAATAGCTGAGTACATCAAGAAGATGCTGAATGAGGAtgtgtctgcagagaggagcatcaacctgctccactgtctgaatgaactgaatgatCGTTCTCTGGTGGAGCAGATCCAGCAGTACCTGAGATCAGGAAGtttgtctaaaagtggactgtCTCCTGCTCAGTGGTCAGCTCTGGCCTTCATCTTACTGTCATCAGAAGAAGACCTGGACcagtttgagctgaagaaaTACTGTGCTTCAGAGGAGGCTCTCCTGAGGCTGCTGCCAGTGGTCAATGCCTCCAACAAAGCTCT actgagcagctgtaacctgtcagagagaagctgtgaagctctggcctcagtcctcagttcccagtcctctagtctaaGAGTCCTGGATCTCAGTCTCAATGACTTGAAGGACTCAGGGCTGGAGATGTTGTCTGTTGGTCTGAAAAGTCCTCACTGTAAACTGGAACAGCTCAG ACTGTCAGGTTGTCTGGTCTCAGAGGAAGGCTGTGCTTctctggcctcagctctgagGTCCAACCCCTCCCATCTGAGAGAACTGGATCTCAACTACAACTATCCAGGAGACACAGGAGTaaagctcctgtctgctctacaAGAGAACCCCCACTGCGCACTGGACACTCTCAG actGGACTATGCTGGAGCTGTGAGGTTAACACCAGGACTCAGAAAGT atttctgtgatctcactctggatccaaacacagctcacagagaactcaaactgtctgacaacaacaagaaggtgacacgtgtgacagaggagcagccgTATCCAGATCATCAGGACAGATTTGACTACTGGGCTCAGATTCTGTGTTCCACTGGTCTGACTGGTCGTTGTTACTGGGAGGTCCAGTGGAGAGGAGACCTTTATATATCAGTGTCTTACAGAGGAATCAGAAGGAAAGGAGACAGTGATGACAGTGTGTTTGGATAcaatgatcagtcctggagtctgtTCTGTTCGAAAGGTGGTTTCTCTGTTTATCATAATAACAAACACACCCGCCTCCCtcagtcctgctcctcttctgggacagtctcagtgtttgtggactgtcctgctggctctctgtccttctacacagtctcctctgaccaactgacccacctccacaccttcaacaccacattcactcagCCTCTGCTCCCTGGGTTTAGGCTCTGCTCTCGTGACTCCTCAGTGTCTTTGTGTCCGACAGACTCACCCTCCTCCTTGTAA
- the LOC117386953 gene encoding NACHT, LRR and PYD domains-containing protein 4-like isoform X2 translates to MLDFRVDFLQWLHASAPPEGLRSHEPGLSMDQRETREDGAPPSKKAHRPAPGARAVSFKSDDSKGLGVNFKREHGPEIHQKHPPSEPGPICESLRSDWSMAHPIAFATESVEQQGPEVSSGQHHQTQLDSIFKLLEEDIFTFVQKELKKLRKVLSTDYPECLEPMKDKDEEQRSNSEAVLKITLNFLRRMKQKELAERLRSRTYSGVCRRKLKSNLQQKFECVFEGIAKAGNPTLLNQIYTELYITEGGSSEVNQEHEVRHMETASRKPDPTEAAITCEDMFKGPAHTHGPIRTVLTKGVAGIGKTVLTQKFSLDWAEGKANQDIQLLFPFTFRALNVLKERSFSLVTLVHHFFSQTQAELCSFEHLQVLFIFDGLDECRLPLDFTKTKALTDPTESTSLHVLLVNLIRGSLLPSARLWITTRPAAANQIPAECVSMVTEVRGFTDPQKEQYFRKRFRQKANTIISHIKTSRSLHIMCYMPIFCWIAATVLEHVLKGRKRKKLPKTLTQMYIHFLVVQAKVHNIKYEGGSETDPHWNPETRKMVESLGKLAFEQLQKGNLIFYESDLSECGLDAAAASVYSGVFTQVFREEPGLYQDKVYCFIHLSVQEFLAALHVHQTFINTGIILLSEKQTSSQKAIFSSKPVPLYRTAVDQALQSPNGHLDLLLRFLLGLSLSTNQSLLQGLVTQTGSSFETNSEIAEYIKKMLNEDVSAERSINLLHCLNELNDRSLVEQIQQYLRSGSLSKSGLSPAQWSALAFILLSSEEDLDQFELKKYCASEEALLRLLPVVNASNKALLSSCNLSERSCEALASVLSSQSSSLRVLDLSLNDLKDSGLEMLSVGLKSPHCKLEQLRLSGCLVSEEGCASLASALRSNPSHLRELDLNYNYPGDTGVKLLSALQENPHCALDTLRLDYAGAVRLTPGLRKYFCDLTLDPNTAHRELKLSDNNKKVTRVTEEQPYPDHQDRFDYWAQILCSTGLTGRCYWEVQWRGDLYISVSYRGIRRKGDSDDSVFGYNDQSWSLFCSKGGFSVYHNNKHTRLPQSCSSSGTVSVFVDCPAGSLSFYTVSSDQLTHLHTFNTTFTQPLLPGFRLCSRDSSVSLCPTDSPSSL, encoded by the exons GATCCACCAGAAACATCCTCCATCTGAACCTGGTCCCATCTGTGAGTCCCTCAGGAGTGACTGGTCTATGGCACATCCTATTGCCTTTGCCACAGAGTC AGTGGAGCAGCAGGGTCCAGAGGTCTCCAGTGGTCAGCACCATcagacacagctggactccatatttaag CTTCTGGAGGAGGACATCTTCACTTTTGTCCAGAAGGAGCTGAAGAAGCTCCGCAAGGTTCTGAGTacagattacccagaatgcttagAGCCTATGAAAGATAAGGATGAAGAGCAAAGGAGCAACAGTGAGGCTGTTCTGAAGATCACACTGAACTTCCTGAGGAGGATGAAGCAGAAGGAGCTGGCTGAGCGTCTGAGGAGCA GGACTTATTCTGGAGTTTGTCGGCGTAAACTGAAGTCTAACCTGCAGCagaagtttgagtgtgtgtttgagggcatcgctaaagcaggaaaccccacccttctgaatcagatctacacagagctctacatcacagagggagggtcttcagaggtcaaccaggaacatgaggtcagacacatggaAACAGCCTCCAGGAAACCAGACCCAACAGAAGCAGCCATCACATGtgaagacatgtttaaaggcccagctcacacacatggaccaatcagaacagtgctgacaaagggagtggctggcatcgggaaaacagtgctcactcagaagttcagtctggactgggctgaaggcaaagccaaccaggacatacagctgctgttcccgttcactttcagagcactcaatgtGCTGAAGGAGAGAAGCTTCAGCTTGGTGACACTTGTTCATCACTTCTTTAGTCAAACACAAGCAGAACTCTGCAGCTTTGAACACCtccaggtgctcttcatctttgacggtctggacgagtgcagacTTCCTCTGGACTTCACCAAAACCAAGGCCCTGACCGACCCCACAGAGTCCACCTCACTGCACGTGCTGCTGGTAAACCTCATCAGGGGGAGCCTGCTTCCCTCCGCTCGCCTCTGGATAACCACACGACCCGCGGCAGCCAATCAGATCCCTGCTgagtgtgtctccatggtgacagaggtcagagggttcactgacccacagaagGAGCAGTACTTCAGGAAGAGGTTCAGACAAAAAGCCAATACGatcatctcccacatcaagACGTCCAGAAGCCTCCACATCATGTGCTACATGCCAATCTTCTGCTGGATCGCTGCCACAGTCCTGGAGCATGTGTTGAAaggcagaaagagaaaaaagctGCCCAAGACCCTGACTCAGATGtacatccacttcctggtggTTCAGGCCAAAGTCCATAACATCAAGTATGAAGGAGGATCTGAGACAGACCCACACTGGAATCCAGAGACCAGGAAAATGGTGGAGtctctgggaaaactggcctttgagcagctgcagaaaggaaaccTGATCTTCTATGAGAGTGACCTCAGTGAGTGTGGACTGGACGCTGCAGCggcctcagtgtactctggagtgttcacacaggtgtttagagaggagccaggcctgtaccaggacaaggtctactgcttcatccatctgagtgtgcaggagtttctggctgctcttcacgTCCATCAGACCTTCATCAACACAGGGATCATCCTCCTCTCAGAGAAACAAACTTCATCACAGAAAGCAATTTTTAGCAGTAAACCAGTCCCATTATATCGGACAGCTGTGGACCAGGCCTTACAGAGTCCAAATGGACACCTGGACCTGCTTCTCCGCTTCCTCCTTGGTCTTTCACTTTCAACTAATCAGAGCCTCCTACAAGGTCTAGTGACACAGACTGGAAGTAGCTTTGAGACCAATTCGGAAATAGCTGAGTACATCAAGAAGATGCTGAATGAGGAtgtgtctgcagagaggagcatcaacctgctccactgtctgaatgaactgaatgatCGTTCTCTGGTGGAGCAGATCCAGCAGTACCTGAGATCAGGAAGtttgtctaaaagtggactgtCTCCTGCTCAGTGGTCAGCTCTGGCCTTCATCTTACTGTCATCAGAAGAAGACCTGGACcagtttgagctgaagaaaTACTGTGCTTCAGAGGAGGCTCTCCTGAGGCTGCTGCCAGTGGTCAATGCCTCCAACAAAGCTCT actgagcagctgtaacctgtcagagagaagctgtgaagctctggcctcagtcctcagttcccagtcctctagtctaaGAGTCCTGGATCTCAGTCTCAATGACTTGAAGGACTCAGGGCTGGAGATGTTGTCTGTTGGTCTGAAAAGTCCTCACTGTAAACTGGAACAGCTCAG ACTGTCAGGTTGTCTGGTCTCAGAGGAAGGCTGTGCTTctctggcctcagctctgagGTCCAACCCCTCCCATCTGAGAGAACTGGATCTCAACTACAACTATCCAGGAGACACAGGAGTaaagctcctgtctgctctacaAGAGAACCCCCACTGCGCACTGGACACTCTCAG actGGACTATGCTGGAGCTGTGAGGTTAACACCAGGACTCAGAAAGT atttctgtgatctcactctggatccaaacacagctcacagagaactcaaactgtctgacaacaacaagaaggtgacacgtgtgacagaggagcagccgTATCCAGATCATCAGGACAGATTTGACTACTGGGCTCAGATTCTGTGTTCCACTGGTCTGACTGGTCGTTGTTACTGGGAGGTCCAGTGGAGAGGAGACCTTTATATATCAGTGTCTTACAGAGGAATCAGAAGGAAAGGAGACAGTGATGACAGTGTGTTTGGATAcaatgatcagtcctggagtctgtTCTGTTCGAAAGGTGGTTTCTCTGTTTATCATAATAACAAACACACCCGCCTCCCtcagtcctgctcctcttctgggacagtctcagtgtttgtggactgtcctgctggctctctgtccttctacacagtctcctctgaccaactgacccacctccacaccttcaacaccacattcactcagCCTCTGCTCCCTGGGTTTAGGCTCTGCTCTCGTGACTCCTCAGTGTCTTTGTGTCCGACAGACTCACCCTCCTCCTTGTAA